The following proteins are encoded in a genomic region of Mycobacterium sp. 155:
- a CDS encoding MFS transporter, which yields MTETVAAEAEGTWRRLLGPKHLGASTVLAGGVLLYATNEFITISLLPSAVAEIGGHRLYAWVTAVYLVASVVAATTVPSVLMRMGSRRAYLLSLAVFGAGSLACALAPSMPLLLASRTVQGFAGGLLAGLGYAVINTALPNTLWTKASALVSAMWGVGTVVGPAAGGLFAQWGLWRWAFGLLAVLTVAMSVLVPVALPGRDRAAERAPTPGIPVWSLVLLGAAAMAVSVAGVPNDARATVAMLVVGLGLVGCFLVVDRRATSAVLPPSVFGPGPLKWIYLTLGALMAATMVDMYVPLFGQRLAHLSPVVAGFFGAVLSVGWTIGELVSASVRNERVVVRAVGLAPLVVGVGLASAAALVRDGMAPGLVAGWAAALLIAGIGIGVAWPHLSAWAMNSVNDPAEGPAAAAAINTVQLICGAFGAGLAGIVVNLSKTGDVSAARYLFGGLAVLASVATISSVRAGRRHAGTVPGPIRADGLR from the coding sequence GTGACCGAGACCGTAGCGGCTGAAGCCGAGGGGACCTGGCGGCGACTGCTGGGGCCCAAACATCTCGGTGCATCGACGGTGCTGGCCGGCGGTGTGCTGCTGTACGCGACCAACGAGTTCATCACCATCAGCCTGCTGCCCAGCGCCGTCGCCGAGATCGGTGGTCACCGGTTGTACGCGTGGGTCACCGCGGTGTATCTGGTCGCTTCGGTGGTCGCAGCGACGACGGTGCCCTCGGTGCTCATGCGGATGGGTTCGCGTCGGGCGTACCTACTGAGCCTCGCGGTGTTCGGAGCCGGCAGCCTCGCCTGCGCTCTGGCTCCCAGCATGCCTCTGCTGCTTGCGAGTCGCACCGTGCAGGGTTTCGCCGGCGGCCTGCTGGCCGGCCTCGGCTATGCCGTCATCAACACCGCTCTGCCGAACACCTTGTGGACCAAGGCTTCTGCGCTGGTCTCGGCAATGTGGGGTGTCGGCACGGTCGTCGGCCCGGCGGCCGGTGGATTGTTCGCGCAGTGGGGGCTCTGGCGGTGGGCGTTCGGCCTGCTCGCGGTGTTGACCGTCGCGATGTCGGTACTGGTGCCGGTCGCGTTGCCCGGCCGGGATCGTGCCGCTGAGCGAGCTCCGACGCCGGGCATCCCGGTGTGGTCGCTGGTGCTGCTCGGGGCGGCGGCGATGGCGGTGAGTGTGGCCGGTGTACCGAACGATGCACGGGCCACGGTTGCGATGCTGGTGGTCGGCCTCGGTCTGGTCGGCTGCTTCCTCGTGGTCGATCGGCGGGCCACGTCGGCGGTGTTGCCGCCCAGTGTTTTCGGACCTGGGCCACTCAAGTGGATCTACCTGACCCTGGGCGCGCTGATGGCCGCCACCATGGTCGATATGTACGTGCCGTTGTTCGGCCAGCGGCTGGCTCACCTGAGCCCGGTGGTGGCGGGATTCTTCGGGGCGGTGTTGTCGGTCGGCTGGACGATCGGTGAGCTCGTCAGCGCGTCTGTCCGCAACGAGCGGGTGGTGGTCCGGGCGGTGGGGTTGGCGCCGCTGGTAGTTGGGGTCGGCTTGGCGTCAGCGGCAGCGCTGGTCCGCGACGGGATGGCACCGGGGTTGGTGGCCGGATGGGCGGCGGCCTTGCTGATCGCGGGTATAGGCATCGGCGTGGCCTGGCCGCATCTCTCAGCTTGGGCGATGAACAGCGTGAACGATCCAGCCGAGGGACCTGCCGCGGCCGCTGCGATCAACACGGTTCAGCTGATCTGCGGGGCATTCGGTGCCGGGCTCGCCGGTATCGTGGTCAATCTGTCGAAGACCGGTGACGTGTCCGCTGCTCGGTATCTCTTCGGTGGTCTCGCCGTACTGGCCTCGGTCGCGACGATCTCGTCGGTCCGTGCCGGGCGTCGGCATGCCGGTACTGTTCCGGGCCCGATTCGAGCTGATGGACTGCGGTGA
- a CDS encoding excinuclease ABC subunit UvrA, whose amino-acid sequence MDIPADVRVRGAREHNLKNVDVDVPRDALVVFTGVSGSGKSSLAFGTLFAESQRRYLESVAPYARRLIDQVGVPDVDSIEGMPPAVALQQQRGAGSARSSVGSVTTLSSLVRMLYSRAGHYPADQPMLFAEDFSPNTVPGACPACHGIGRVYEVPEELMVPDPSLTIRDRAIASWPAAWHGQNLREILVSLGYDVDTPWKDLPKKDRDWILYTDERPTAPVYAGFTPAQTRRALAMDMEPSYQGTFTGARRYVLDTFANTKSAQMKKRVSQFVRGAVCSMCDGKLLKPEALSVTFEGFDIAELSGLSLIRLAELLEPVAAGEPAHHADSDISIEKRAAAGRLAAELLERLHPIMDLGLGYLSLDRSTPTLSSGELQRLRLATQLSSQLFGVVYVLDEPSAGLHPRDRDALLGILQGLKRRGNSVFLVEHSLDIIGAADWLVDIGPGAGERGGQILYSGQPEGLQQVEESSTRRYLFGLTKPVLRTPRDPGGWLRLEHVSRNNLHDVSVSFPLKCLTAVTGISGAGKSSLVSQALPTLVAEYLGAPVTGATDDTSDDDDLLLAGDSAPVDGKIIGDIGGLRRVVCIDQKPIGRTPRSNVATYTGMFDHIRRRFAETPESRRRGYKAGRFSFNVVSGRCPTCEGEGWVMVELLFLPSVYTPCSDCDGTRYKASTLEITWRDRNIAEILQMGVEQAREFFDGETEILRSLTVLCDVGLGYLRLGQPATELSGGEAQRVKLATELQRAHRGDALYLLDEPSAGLHPADTDRLMVHLQKLVDAGNTVVVVELDMRVVAQADYVIDLGPGAGGDGGRVVATGTPAEASTHSDSVSAPYLADALKLAASPS is encoded by the coding sequence ATGGACATACCGGCCGATGTCCGGGTGCGCGGCGCCCGGGAACACAACCTCAAGAATGTCGATGTCGATGTTCCGCGGGACGCACTGGTGGTGTTCACCGGTGTGTCGGGGTCGGGTAAGTCGTCACTGGCCTTCGGCACGTTGTTCGCCGAGTCGCAACGCCGCTACCTGGAATCGGTGGCCCCGTACGCGCGGCGACTGATCGACCAGGTGGGTGTTCCCGACGTCGATTCCATCGAGGGGATGCCGCCCGCGGTGGCCCTGCAGCAGCAGCGTGGTGCCGGCAGCGCACGGTCGTCGGTGGGCAGTGTGACGACCCTGTCGAGCCTCGTGCGCATGCTCTACTCGCGTGCCGGGCACTACCCGGCTGACCAGCCCATGCTGTTCGCGGAGGATTTCTCCCCGAACACTGTGCCGGGCGCGTGCCCGGCGTGTCACGGTATCGGCCGGGTGTACGAGGTGCCCGAGGAACTCATGGTGCCCGATCCGTCGCTGACGATCCGCGACCGGGCTATCGCGTCGTGGCCCGCGGCGTGGCACGGGCAGAACCTGCGCGAGATCCTGGTGTCTCTGGGCTACGACGTCGACACGCCGTGGAAGGACCTGCCGAAGAAGGATCGGGACTGGATCCTCTACACCGACGAACGGCCGACCGCGCCGGTATATGCGGGGTTCACGCCGGCGCAGACGCGTCGGGCCCTGGCGATGGATATGGAGCCCAGTTATCAGGGCACCTTCACCGGCGCGCGGCGCTACGTTCTGGACACTTTCGCCAATACCAAGAGCGCGCAGATGAAGAAGCGCGTTTCCCAGTTCGTCCGCGGCGCGGTCTGTTCGATGTGTGACGGCAAACTGCTCAAGCCCGAGGCGTTGTCGGTCACTTTCGAGGGATTCGACATCGCCGAACTATCCGGCCTCTCCCTGATTCGACTTGCGGAGTTGTTGGAACCCGTGGCCGCCGGTGAGCCGGCGCACCACGCGGATTCCGATATTTCCATCGAAAAACGTGCCGCTGCTGGACGTTTGGCGGCCGAACTGCTTGAACGGCTGCACCCGATCATGGATCTGGGCCTGGGCTACCTGTCGCTGGACCGCAGCACCCCGACGCTGTCGTCGGGTGAGCTGCAGCGGCTGCGCCTGGCAACCCAGCTGTCGTCACAGCTGTTCGGCGTGGTGTACGTGCTCGACGAGCCGTCGGCCGGGCTGCACCCTCGCGATCGGGACGCGCTGCTGGGCATTTTGCAGGGGCTGAAGCGACGCGGTAACAGTGTCTTCCTCGTCGAGCACTCGCTCGACATCATCGGCGCCGCAGACTGGTTGGTCGACATCGGACCCGGCGCCGGCGAGCGTGGCGGCCAGATCCTCTACAGCGGCCAGCCGGAAGGTCTGCAGCAAGTGGAAGAATCCTCCACGCGCCGTTATCTTTTCGGTCTGACGAAGCCGGTGTTGCGCACCCCGCGGGACCCTGGCGGCTGGCTGCGGTTGGAACATGTGAGCCGCAACAACCTTCACGACGTGTCGGTGTCGTTCCCTCTGAAATGTTTGACCGCGGTCACCGGAATCTCGGGCGCGGGGAAATCGAGCTTGGTGAGTCAGGCGCTGCCGACGTTGGTCGCCGAGTACCTGGGCGCCCCCGTGACCGGTGCGACCGACGACACGTCCGATGACGACGACCTGCTGCTGGCAGGCGATTCCGCACCGGTTGACGGCAAGATCATTGGCGACATCGGCGGGTTGCGGCGCGTGGTGTGCATCGACCAGAAGCCCATCGGCCGCACGCCCCGCTCCAATGTCGCCACCTACACCGGCATGTTCGACCACATCCGTCGTCGTTTCGCCGAGACCCCGGAATCGCGGCGCCGCGGCTATAAGGCCGGGCGGTTCTCGTTCAATGTCGTGTCGGGGCGTTGCCCGACGTGTGAGGGTGAAGGGTGGGTGATGGTCGAGTTGCTGTTCCTGCCCAGCGTCTACACCCCCTGCTCGGACTGCGATGGAACTCGTTACAAGGCAAGCACATTGGAGATCACCTGGCGCGATCGCAACATCGCGGAGATCCTGCAGATGGGTGTTGAGCAAGCGCGCGAGTTCTTCGACGGCGAAACCGAGATACTGCGCTCGCTGACGGTGCTGTGTGACGTCGGGCTGGGCTACCTGCGGCTGGGGCAGCCCGCGACCGAGCTGTCCGGCGGCGAAGCTCAGCGCGTCAAGCTCGCCACCGAGTTGCAACGAGCGCACCGCGGGGACGCGCTTTACCTGCTCGACGAACCTTCGGCGGGATTGCATCCCGCAGACACCGACCGACTGATGGTGCACTTGCAGAAGCTGGTGGACGCGGGCAACACGGTGGTGGTCGTCGAACTCGACATGCGTGTCGTCGCGCAGGCCGATTACGTCATCGATCTCGGTCCAGGCGCCGGAGGGGACGGAGGTCGTGTCGTCGCGACCGGCACACCAGCGGAGGCGTCGACTCATTCCGACAGCGTCAGTGCCCCTTACCTCGCTGACGCCCTGAAGCTGGCGGCGAGCCCGTCCTGA
- a CDS encoding universal stress protein → MSAYRTVVVGTDGSDSSLRAVDRAGQIAAGANAKLIVATAYFPQSEDQRAADVLKDEGYQAAGNAPIYAILREATDRAKAAGATDVEERPVVGAPVDALVELAEDVKADLLVVGNVGLSTIAGRLLGSVPANVARRSKTDVLIVHTS, encoded by the coding sequence ATGAGCGCCTATCGCACCGTGGTGGTCGGTACGGACGGATCCGATTCGTCGCTGCGTGCCGTCGACCGCGCCGGTCAGATTGCCGCCGGGGCGAACGCCAAGCTGATTGTGGCGACCGCGTACTTCCCGCAGAGCGAGGACCAGCGGGCCGCCGACGTTCTCAAGGACGAGGGCTACCAAGCGGCCGGCAATGCGCCGATATACGCAATCCTGCGGGAGGCGACCGACCGTGCCAAGGCCGCTGGCGCCACCGACGTCGAGGAGCGCCCGGTCGTCGGCGCCCCGGTGGACGCGCTGGTCGAGCTGGCCGAAGACGTCAAGGCCGATCTGCTGGTGGTCGGGAATGTGGGCCTGAGCACGATCGCCGGTCGGCTACTCGGCTCGGTGCCGGCGAATGTGGCGCGTCGGTCCAAGACTGACGTGCTGATCGTCCACACGAGCTAG